One window of Gloeothece citriformis PCC 7424 genomic DNA carries:
- the coaE gene encoding dephospho-CoA kinase (Dephospho-CoA kinase (CoaE) performs the final step in coenzyme A biosynthesis.) yields the protein MSPTQKRLIGLTGGIATGKSTVSRYLAERYGLPILDADVYAREAVKLGSPILEQIFSRYGNQVQFPDGTLNRKELGEIIFNNSEEKVWLENQIHPYVRACFKKEIDQSKNDTLVLVIPLLFEAKLTHLVTEIWVVYCSDDAQIKRLKERDNLTDEQAKARIKNQLPIEQKVAAADLVLDNSSDLNSVFRQIDQAIKINDE from the coding sequence ATGTCACCCACTCAGAAACGCTTAATTGGATTAACTGGGGGTATTGCTACGGGAAAATCTACTGTTTCTCGTTATTTAGCCGAGCGTTATGGATTACCCATTTTAGATGCTGATGTGTATGCTAGAGAAGCAGTTAAACTTGGCTCTCCTATTTTAGAGCAAATTTTTTCTCGTTATGGCAATCAAGTTCAATTCCCCGATGGAACACTCAATCGTAAAGAGTTAGGAGAGATTATTTTTAATAACAGTGAAGAGAAAGTTTGGTTAGAAAATCAAATTCATCCTTATGTTAGAGCTTGCTTTAAAAAAGAAATTGACCAGAGTAAAAATGACACTTTGGTTTTAGTGATACCTTTATTATTTGAAGCAAAATTAACTCATTTAGTCACCGAAATTTGGGTTGTATATTGTTCGGATGACGCGCAAATTAAACGATTAAAAGAACGGGATAATTTAACCGATGAGCAAGCTAAAGCGAGAATTAAAAATCAGTTGCCCATTGAACAAAAAGTTGCGGCGGCTGATCTTGTCTTAGATAACTCCTCAGACTTAAATTCAGTATTCCGCCAAATTGATCAAGCTATTAAAATAAATGATGAGTAG